TGCTGGCCGTCACATCCAAAAACACGAGGGTTGACCCCGGACGGTTGGGAAACGGCGCGACCATGACTTTGACGTACCCGCTGGGCATCTGAATCCAGTTGTAGACGTAGGCAGGGTCGTCGTCGCTGCGCCAGCCACCGTACAGGTTCAACCCGCTGACGCTCAGCAGTTGACGGGTCAGGGTTGAACTTCCGTCAGCAGCCACGCAGCGGCGGTTGGCCGTGCCCAGCAACTGGAACGGAGAAGGACACGGGCGGATGACGCCGTTGAGATTCACGGCAACGGCATTGGCTGCCCGGTCAACATCGGCGGGTGAGGTGGCCGCCAGCACACCGCCCCACAGCAAGGCACACACGGGCAGGAGGAAGCGGCTCATAGGTTACATGTAGCACGACTGGACAGGTCGCACACCCGAAAGTCAGCGTGCACCCCACGCCCTGACAGGGCTTTCAGAATGGTCGTGCGGCGTGGAGGTCGGCCTGGGCGGATGAAGGCGCGCTGGGAAAGACATCTGGGTCGCGGTGGGAAGCGGAAGCTGCTAGTGTTTTCCTGAAACCCTTTTCACAATCTGCGCCTGCCTGTTCCGGCCCACTTCTGGAGGTTCCGCATGATCCGAAAGTCTGTCCTGCTGCCAACGGCCGCCCTGCTGCTGAGTACCGCGCTGGCTGCCACGCC
The DNA window shown above is from Deinococcus sp. LM3 and carries:
- a CDS encoding peptidoglycan-binding domain-containing protein, whose protein sequence is MSRFLLPVCALLWGGVLAATSPADVDRAANAVAVNLNGVIRPCPSPFQLLGTANRRCVAADGSSTLTRQLLSVSGLNLYGGWRSDDDPAYVYNWIQMPSGYVKVMVAPFPNRPGSTLVFLDVTASSAVTAPAFRRTLRLSTPRMNGADVVALQNRLMDVSKVARGAGGDGWFGPVTEANVIAFQSTNGLAPSGVVDRATWTKLFSSTARFFDPKLAKAIAERNKVAK